The Chaetodon auriga isolate fChaAug3 chromosome 2, fChaAug3.hap1, whole genome shotgun sequence genome segment GTATTAccttgttttgttctttcagCTCCTGAAGTGTTGGCTCAGAAACCCTACAGTAAAGCAGTGGACTGCTGGTCTATTGGTGTCATAGCCTACATTCTGtgagtatgtttttttttttaaagacatggACTGAGCCTAACGAGGCATGAATGCATTTATTCTATAGAAAGTTTGCTTTGAAACTGTAATAGACATGTCATTTGTACCTTGGGAGTCATTCTCATCTCCTTGTCTTGCATGCTGGAAGCTTTTATAATGTCAGTAACAGTCATTTTAGCTTCCTGAGATGCCCCGAGTAGAAAAGTAGACTCCTGCGTGTCTGTGAGGAAACATGACAGTTGTGCTCTCATGTGTGTCTCAGGTTGTGTGGTTACCCTCCGTTCTATGACGAGAATGATGCTAAACTGTTTGAGCAGATCCTGAAGGCAGAATATGAGTTTGATTCTCCTTACTGGGACGATATCTCCGATTcaggtacagtacatgcagtacagtacacttttcttcatttctgtcacAACAGCATTGATGTAGATTTttcatacacagacacaggaaataTTTATACATATTGCTTTAGTTGTGTTGGCCTTAAGGCTCCTTAGAAATTTCATTTTTCGAGGTGCATAATCTGGTAAAGGCCACAGTGATTAAAGCAGCCAAAACATCCTTTTTATCAACAACTTCCCTGACGTCAGGTCAGCTTTAAACCGTCCTGGGTCTGCCCTAAAGCTTGTGATCATATGTGAGGGTTGTAACGTAGACTCCAGAGCCCACGTGtcctggaaaaacacatttttgtttaaatcatttgtaaacaaaGACAAGGCACACTGACATGCAGCAGAAATCAAGTTTTCttccctgcaacacacagaccCTCCCCTCCAGCAGGAAAAACTCCCAACACTGAAGGAGGCAGCCGGGGCTTGTTAGCATCCACTCACCCACCTGACGCCTCTCACCTTGAGCCAGTCCCGAGTGCAAGACAGAGACCCTATCTAATTCCAGAGTTTGTTTCCAGAGCCAGTCAAGCTCTGTCTTATACCAAGAGAGTGATGTCTCTAGTTTTCTAAGCCAGTAAATATTTTATCCGGGCCCTACCTTTCACCTTGCAGCTGTTGAGCCCACAAGCCAAGGCAATGATCccatgttgatttttttcccagTCCTGGCTCTTGGACCAGGTCCCTGTTTCCCTGCTCTGGGCAAGGATTTCTCCAGCGTTCAGAACAAATGATACAGCTGATGCAGTAGCCAATTTTCTGTCATATGCGAATTACCTCAagatttgttttgtcttgtttagaACAGTTAGTTACTGAAATATAATTCCATTAATGAGTAACCAGTTTTATTGTACTGACGTTCTAGCATTGGCCTTCATCAAGAGACACACTGCATCACACCGGCCTTTGTAATATTGACTTTTTAAACCTTTGTTATTTCATTATAGCAAAAGACTTTATTGTCCACCTGATGGAGAAAGACCCCAACATTCGCTACACCTGTGACCAGGCTCTGCAGCACCCCTGGTACTGGTCCTATACTGATCCCTTTCCTCTGCAACAATGTACTCACATTGCGAAGAAGATTTCTGTTGTCTGATTAAAACCTTGAACTTTagtcatttatgtgtttttaagtaATCCAGGTTGAGAATGTTATGCAACCTTTGGTGCTTATGAGATTGTTATTATGACTGTGGCTGTACATGTGACTTCTGACAATTGCACAGACACGCTCTTAAGCTTCCTTGCCCCTCTGTTTGTCAGGATTGCAGGGGATACTGCTCTTGATAAGAACATCCACGAGTCTGTCAGTGCTCAGATTAAGAAGAATTTTGCTAAGAGCAAATGGAAGGTAAGTCAGATTTCCAGTTTCTCTTGGATGCACGGTGATTTTCTTACATGCATGATTTATGTCATATGGTTTATTTCTCCTTtagagcacacagagagaatACAGATTAGCTACATTAAAAAGTCTGGTCTTGGCCTGAACTTCAGGAGTCATTCCAGTACagccttttttaattttagcttTTGGGATTGGGTGAATGGTTAGAAACGTTAAAGATTTGGGACTGCCACAACTCCATTGGGTGTAGGACTCCATTGGGTGTAGGAATCCCCTCAAGGCTTTGCATGGGGTCACAAGATGATTTCAAAATTGTGCTATGctaaatagtttatttttatagtttGTTTTTAACCTTTGCTCTCTTATAGCCAAATACTGTACAGTTAAACTTTTCAAGTctctaaaaacacctgaaatgaaacagtctgagaaGGTAAAAATCACTCTTTAAACAAACTACTCACAGAGTCGGAGTAGCAAGTGCAGATTCCTTCCTATTTAGCAAAAAATGTCTGGAGCCACTGCTTTAGGCTGCTGGCCGAGTCCCTGTCAACTTTCAGTTTCAGATGAATGAGACTTTAAGGTTTTCTGGGTTCTATTGCATTTTTGTCCTTTCCTTTGCAGCAAGCATTCAACGCCACAGCAGTGGTTCGTCATATGAGGCGTCTCCAGCTGGGCACCAGTCACGAGGGACCCAACCCCACCCTGCCCAGTCCGTGCCGAACTCACCTGCTCATGCCAGAGGAAGATGCAGGTACAGGAATCATTTGCTCACCTCACACACATAGTTAAGAAGACTGTACAGAAAGTAAAATGTGTGAATTGCAGGTGTTGTGTGGTGTTTAGTGTCACATATTTAGTGTCGTTTATGACAAACAATACTGACGATATGACCTCTTTGTCTCCCAGGAGCGTGTTGTGATGGAGGGTGCTCCCAGAACGTCGATGGAGGAGCTGAccctctttccagctgcaccTACCGCTGCCATCCAACCAGCAGGGTGTGATCCTACACCTGCTCCACTTACCTGTCTAACCAATCCCAGCGACTTTCCAATTTTAACCCCCTCGGTGGAACCAGAGGCACCGTCTCCCCCCTTATCTGGTTAGGAATACACCGTCATTCCAACCTCTTGCCTGCAGGGGGAGCAAGCCCATTCAGCCTGAGAGGGAAGGCATAAAATGGGTTGAAAGGAGATGCACCAGAGAGAATCACTTTTACAGACCGGGCTGGTAGTTTGATGAGTTGAAATGGGGAGAGGAtacaggagagggaggggaggataACTTCCTCCACCAGCATGTCAGGGGGATTGTTTTTGCCAGAGCGGGACAGAGCTTGTTGGACACTGTTTTTACTCATGATTCAAcctgtctctttgtttgttttatatatttttgtgttgtctttttAACCTCCTACTTTTAGACTTTGGAGCTTAAATCCAGGAACAGTATCTGCATGATCAGGAGAGCGTTTCCCCCCCCACGCATGTTTGTTATCTTAGAAATATACCCTGTTGCAGAAATGCAGGCCGATGCAAATGATGGAGCGCTGTGTGCAAAGTTTTTTAAGGTGGAAAGGCAGAGAGCATTCTGATATGCTGCCATATCCAAAATGAAACTGAGTGAAATCTTGTAATTTTGCAGATCTGCATTCTGTGTCTTTAAGGTGTGCTTATAGACAATCAGTAACAGAATAGTTTATGCAATGAAAACTATCTGTGTAGCCGTTCTTGTGGCGATATAGTGTTTCCATGCAGTGGTTTGGCTTCTTGAGAGGAAAAAGGCTTCTCCCTTCTCTTTTTCTAACCCTAAACCTCTTTAACCACTCGAGCACAGGGATATATCTTTGTCTAAGGTGCCTTTAGGATATACAGTATGATGGGTTCATTTTCAGGTAGCTTCTGAAGTGTTTAGTCtctttctgcagcacagacgcTTGCTGTCACTTCATATTTTATATGTATCacattttcagctttaaaatgcagttttatgCTTTTTCTGTCAAAGTACTGTAATCTCAGAGGGGAGGCCTGCACACATGCTGTACCCCGCCATTATGGTCAAGTGTAGTTTGCTATTCGCTTAATCTGCTCTAAATGGAAGTAATATCATTAgtacaaaatgaaatgagtgaaCCAACAATTATATTGTTAAAACCTTTCTGGAGGCCTTCACCAGGAgcctcatttattttaaaaaaaaaaaatcgttcaaataaatgtttttcagaGGTATTTTCGAGTACTTTGGCAGCTCCCTCGATGACACATATTAAGGAACTGTGTTCATGTATTTCAGTACAAATCCTGCAGTACAATTTGTGCAAAAAATTTGTATTTGCAAACCTGAAAAAAACATTGATCAGTGTGCTGAGCCATCCTCAAGACTAGGCTGACTTAGTAGCATCCAGGAGGTTGTgtgaatgcaaaaaaaagaaaaaaaaactgcaaccAAATTTTGATATGCATCTGTCACCATGTACTGTAAACATACTGTCATTCCTTTTCTTCTTGCATTCTTTTACAGGCACATTTCCTCCACATGCAGCCTGTTCAGAAAGATGTGGATTAAAAAATGCTAATATGCATCAGACTGACTCACTTCATCTTTACTGTAcatccatctgtgttttttatgattCTGTGCATGAAGATTACGTACTCTGtattcattttacattcatccgattcttttttaaaaaaaaaaaacatgcattgaCAAACACCTGCCAGTGTTGGTTCTTTCACTGGATTTCATAAAGAATACTGCGCTGTAAATGAAAGGAGAATGGTTTTGAGTTGTAGAGGAGCTCAATGCACATTTGTTTGGATAGCTCACAGTGAAAGTGATGCTGAGATCTTCCTCCAACATGAGCTTCATCCATCCTCTGATCACTCTGTCCACAGTTTCTTTTACatgtttcagtctctctctgatACAACAGTGTTGATATTTGGTACTGATGATGTTTGCATGATGTGGCTTGAAATTTGTGAGTCCCGCCACCAACAATTAATAATATGTACCCTACTTGTGATGATGTTAACAGTTGCCATGAGATGAGTGCAGGATTTCATCAGATGTTTTAATCTTTAACAAGTTCAAAAGTCTCCTAAGAAGTTTATCTTTGCAGATGAGTGCAGAGTAAGGAAAGCTGTAATAGTGTTTCAGCAGGTTAAAACAAGTTCAGTGTGCTGCTTCAAAGAGTCTTTTGAGCTTTATTCTGCATTTCTATTGAGTAGGCGTTGTAGTGCATTTGGACAGTTGTGTAACTGGTGACTCCAAATAGAGCTGAGTTAAAAgagtcattattttttttctgggattttCATTGTGGGTTGTTTATACTTCGTGGATTAATGTGACAGAGGAAGACCCAAACAAGGACGGGAAAGCTGACACTTACAGATGTTGGCAGACTGACAATATCCCAATTAATCTCCCGATAATGAAAACAACTCTTCTAATTTGATGTATTGCCGCAGACGCTGTCATTAAACTCCTGCAGTCTGATTTAACTCATGTAATTTGCCCACTGATGATGGTTGATTTTGTAGCATTAATGTgcaaagttttttgtttttctaacatACTCCAGCTACTTCAGGTTCAGCACACCCAGTCCCAACTGTTCTCAAATTGAAATGTTTCCCACAAACCCTGAAAGAAAAAGATATATAGTAAGAGAATAGTTTGTTATAACTGAGTGCTGTGAGTGAGGgttgaacaaataaaacaactctgaatgtttgttcttgttttgtggaaacagaaaataagGATTCTTACATTCCTCTGTAATGAAGCAAGTGATGAAATACATAACCAAGCACCATCCCATTACCTCACCACTCAACCTCCCTGAAAATAGAAAGAGAGATATTAGAAACTCGGTCAGAGATAAGAAGTGATACTGAACTTGCCCTCAACAGAATCTAACTACCAGTAGTTTAGATCAATCACCACAGCATTGAAAATGATCATATTTACAGTGCATACATTTCATTCATGGAAGATGGCTTTTGTGACGGTCCTGTGATTGCTCATGAACTGCTTTTAGAGGATGTGTGATAAGATTTATTGTACAAATGTGTATTTGTACCACTAATTTGTTGCCTTTTAAGAAACGCCGTATGGGGCTACGGTACCCACTGTATACACAgatgcaatgcatcatgggttgTTGAAAAGTGACTTCTGCTCAGTGTGAAAGCCAGTGACTTGTGCTTGGAACAGATCTGTAagtgaaacatacattaaaATCCCTGTCTATGCATTCAGAATCTGTCTGAGTCCATTTGTACATTTTGGACGCTTGTATTTCATGGTACACACATACTTAAAAATGCTTTCCCAAAAATCTTATTTCATCTCAATCTTATTTGCATCTTATTTCAGACAGACAATGACAAATGTATTATCAAACAAAATCTGTCCTTTCAGCAGTCCATCTACCATTATGGCTTTTTAAAGAATCAAATGAATTTATGAATAATTTAATACATCTGCATGATTTAAAAGTATGTCTTAACCACACCAAATTGTCACAGGTCAGATGCTGAGATTGAAGCTTTATTGCTGCTccgctaagctaggctaattagCTAGTTAACAGGGCTCGTTCATCATATATCAGTAAACATGCTTTTTTAACTTTATCCTTGGATTTCACTTCTGCTTTATTTAAGTGTCATAACAAATGGAAGTACTGAGACTTTAATTCACATAAATTGATACATTACAATCACAGGAAACAGCTAAAGGGAACAAGTATATTTATCTTTGGTCAATGCTAGCTCTATCCAGCTagctttaaatgtaaaaactttGTTGGTGACTGTTTGGTTTTAACATGCTGCAGGACCCTTTGTTCTAAATCGTCCATTTTTATGTcctaaaaacattttatatagTAAAATAAATATCGAGTCAGATGCTGGTATTAGCTCAAGTTTGTGTAGTTGCTCTCATGTAATAGTTTTGTGGTTTGAGAGGTTTGTCATGAAATGTTAATTTCATAGTCTGCTACATGAGGCCTCTCTCGTCCTCTCCAAGGAATGCTGGGTAATTGAGGCTTGCGGTTTGGCTGCTGCAGCATTGTGCTGGAGcagaccagagagcagagcgAGAGCGGGAGTCTGGTGGTCAACCTCATTCAGGAGACAGTAGACAGAGTAAAAATTATGTGGTCAAACCAGGAACAAGGGACTGATTCAAAATAATGGGAGAGAAATTGCATGGATCACAAAGAGTGCTGAAAGATGTAGGCAGTGTTTCAATGTGGAAGAGCggaaaaaataaagt includes the following:
- the camk1b gene encoding calcium/calmodulin-dependent protein kinase type 1 isoform X2, yielding MPLGDDCHAWKKKTTDVKDQYDFKEILGTGAFSEVVLAEEKRTQRLVAIKCIPKKALEGKENSIENEIAVLHKIKHANIVSLEEIFESKSHLYLVMQLVSGGELFDRIIEKGFYTEKDASKLIQQILDAVKYLHDMGIVHRDLKPENLLYYSMDEDSKIMISDFGLSKIEGSGSVMSTACGTPGYVAPEVLAQKPYSKAVDCWSIGVIAYILLCGYPPFYDENDAKLFEQILKAEYEFDSPYWDDISDSAKDFIVHLMEKDPNIRYTCDQALQHPWIAGDTALDKNIHESVSAQIKKNFAKSKWKQAFNATAVVRHMRRLQLGTSHEGPNPTLPSPCRTHLLMPEEDAGACCDGGCSQNVDGGADPLSSCTYRCHPTSRV